A single region of the Tigriopus californicus strain San Diego chromosome 8, Tcal_SD_v2.1, whole genome shotgun sequence genome encodes:
- the LOC131885900 gene encoding uncharacterized protein LOC131885900 has protein sequence MGSWTPAICNASQVIFAPQIVMPINVASFDAILGGGFHFSQVYELYGRSGVGKTQLALTLATQAILSERENCNVVYLDSECDFRVERLAEIIQSQKEWSGRCYNRAVLYHEAFRYKKLFSLIELQSVLENIVRAERAEIGVLIIDSIAPLVLPLMAKSRNLGEIFGLVGIIGGLLRKIAIQHTACVLVLNHTTWKTQTRCHHPSLGRMFSNCASVRLYMDKQSDESTNCFRTITLDKGACRDLNRKCIVRLNDEGLS, from the coding sequence ATGGGCTCATGGACGCCAGCCATCTGCAATGCCAGTCAAGTGATTTTTGCTCCTCAAATTGTGATGCCTATAAATGTGGCTTCATTCGATGCTATCTTAGGGGGTGGGTTTCACTTTTCTCAAGTCTATGAGCTATATGGCAGGTCAGGGGTGGGCAAAACGCAATTGGCTCTAACTTTGGCCACGCAAGCCATTTTATCGGAGCGTGAGAACTGTAACGTGGTCTACTTGGATTCTGAATGTGACTTTAGAGTGGAGCGGCTTGCTGAAATCATCCAATCTCAAAAGGAATGGTCGGGGAGATGTTACAATCGTGCTGTATTGTATCATGAAGCCTTTCGGTACAAGAAACTCTTCAGCCTGATCGAGTTACAATCGGTATTAGAAAATATTGTTCGAGCGGAGAGAGCCGAGATTGGTGTTTTGATTATTGACAGTATAGCTCCTCTAGTTCTTCCTCTGATGGCCAAATCTCGAAATTTGGGAGAAATTTTTGGACTGGTGGGCATAATCGGTGGATTGCTCCGAAAGATTGCCATTCAGCACACTGCCTGTGTCTTAGTCCTAAATCATACGACGTGGAAAACCCAAACGCGATGCCACCACCCGTCTTTGGGAAGAATGTTCAGCAATTGCGCCAGCGTAAGATTGTACATGGACAAACAAAGTGACGAGTCGACCAATTGTTTTAGGACAATCACGCTGGATAAAGGAGCATGTCGAGACTTGAACAGAAAATGTATAGTGCGTTTAAACGATGAAGGTTTAAGTTAA